A genome region from Anolis carolinensis isolate JA03-04 chromosome 6, rAnoCar3.1.pri, whole genome shotgun sequence includes the following:
- the dlec1 gene encoding deleted in lung and esophageal cancer protein 1 isoform X3, protein MQPSGEGAAMGRQSPEPTMYRHRPSSELTQDISHLLASVFKNMYTSEVIGVDTVENMIKSRGGDNVHHEEFVKELQKVRKKYKDQLAEADMLERHIIQARARATAEEERTLNQYKEVPESYRHISLPPVKSTFRWCVDDELLEKHNLISPKDYITDPELITRAPKEISEPGYLKDNESFQHHISDNSVSSKLKESPHIKKLKESFPDVSLSSFTLESSTTDVPRQIKKSFIKKKAILFQKPVWMSSMTRAERQKDRAYLQRLEERHNFLKNPRYFPPNSYRGGRSLILPQKRVERMFAGRIKMVVESDAQSVPIFLANPPEVVFSYYEVGQVYEMTVELQNMTSTSQCIRIIPPATSAFSIGLGKFPGEGGLIAPGMSCYHEVQFIPEYLSDYDDYILVESQTRYPFFIPLKGRRPPPILTLPFTLDCGACLVGGVKFTQFPCKNEGSSTGKFCIMPKGIWPPPNFRAVATFGYVEQNVFGIHPAVFELDPGQSTVIEVVFMPILPETFTATYLMVCDNCQVNEITVTGLGQLIALELFSVTGGESHPLPGELTNVKAQHLIRFDSLNPYSVAEKTLVLRNMTHVELPFFWQIMKPNLQPLMLEGKVDLAKIKYNLEKNSAFSLTPSMGKLPAHSDYTFTLTFAPKKLKDYHSVLQIVLEDIPELPNPQKQWLYEGGEPRQEDVIALDIDVKGYTEPFQLLLEPYVIIIPGENYIGVNIRRIFKMYNNSKSPVAFAWEKISECDILEVEPSTGKLGENEFCEFEFTITGGKPGHSCHELKCKISKCTEPVVLHVEADFKGPLLSISVPSLDLGLLKLGEKVSCTFEIQNISQLPGRWKMQESPVCMAERDEETSPFTIEPSSGELGPLDVCSVSVLFSSYMCQRLQTVLVMEVENGTGSHILVSVEVQTPQVCLLSSHLHFDLSVGIPAQATIKLFNQTLLPARFQWGEPLGRQASSYTVSITPESGLLGPNEEKELCLVIMTHSKDELKDLTLCCSIEDMLDPIFLSISGEVKGLHVTYSIPVDSDEKEKSESSQELKLDFGSEVALKSVVKRHLIITNHSELAAFFTIEVDYFSSGPPSSEEHGSDADIAVEKTRRITRMIEKRRQSALKAAMLSHGKGATFHVCPSTGTLKAFEELSVEITAYNNMWGHYEDTLSCKVGESDPVWIPIQMTVKGCPIYLQVTGPNHPMATPVIRFGAHISGGDTVSRYLRLNNPTPFDIRMDWETYNQDKDDDKLVDLLVFYGAPFPIKDLDGNEIEVLWESDPSRYRISFASTITSLSSTRQDTSLGPILEDDEGGSDDDDDDDTVWHTPTPRQIISVVIRAHEGVPSDYPFCITPKQVVVPAGGNVAIHISFTPLMLPEIINKFECEGFALGFMSLDSPINH, encoded by the exons taaAGTCTACCTTCAGATGGTGCGTGGATGATGAACTTCTGGAAAAGCATAATTTAATCAGCCCTAAGGATTACATCACGGATCCAGAGCTCATTACCCGGGCACCAAAAG AAATATCTGAGCCTGGCTACTTGAAAGATAATGAGAGTTTTCAACACcatatttctgacaattcagtTTCTTCAAAACTGAAAGAAAGTCCACACATTAAGAAACTAAAAGAAAGTTTTCCAGATGTGTCTTTATCTAGCTTTACCTTGGAGTCTTCAACTACTGATGTTCCAAGACAAATTAAAAAATCATTCATTAAG AAGAAAGCTATCCTCTTCCAAAAACCAGTTTGGATGAGTAGCATGACCAGAGCTGAAAGGCAAAAGGACCGTGCTTACCTCCAGAGGCTTGAGGAACGCCATAACTTCCTGAAAAACCCACGCTATTTCCCACCCAACTCCTATCGTGGAGGACGGTCCTTAATTCTGCCTCAAAAGAGGGTGGAGCGTATGTTCGCGGGAAGAATAAAGATGGTGGTTGAAAG CGATGCCCAGTCCGTGCCTATTTTCCTAGCAAACCCACCAGAAGTCGTGTTTTCTTATTATGAAGTTGGCCAGGTTTATGAA aTGACTGTAGAGTTACAGAACATGACGTCAACCTCTCAGTGTATCAGAATAATTCCTCCGGCTACATCAGCCTTTTCTATTGGGTTGG GAAAATTTCCAGGAGAAGGAGGACTTATTGCTCCTGGAATGAGCTGTTACCATGAAGTTCAGTTCATTCCTGAATATCTATCGGATTATGATGATTATATCCTGGTAGAGTCACAGACGCGATATCCGTTCTTCATCCCTTTGAAAGGTAGAAGACCGCCTCCTATTCTGACAC TGCCTTTCACTTTAGACTGTGGTGCCTGCCTCGTAGGTGGAGTAAAATTTACACAATTTCCTTGCAAAAATGAAGGTTCTAGCACTGGGAAGTTTTGCATCATGCCAAAGGGCATATGGCCACCCCCTAACTTCCGG GCTGTTGCCACTTTTGGTTATGTGGAGCAAAACGTATTTGGGATTCACCCAGCAGTATTTGAGCTTGATCCTGGTCAGTCGACAGTAATTGAG GTTGTGTTCATGCCCATTTTACCTGAAACCTTTACAGCGACGTACCTCATGGTTTGTGACAACTGCCAGGTCAACGAGATTACTGTGACAG GTCTAGGGCAGCTGATAGCTTTGGAACTGTTCTCTGTCACTGGTGGAGAAAGCCATCCCCTTCCCGGTGAACTTACAAATGTGAAAGCACAACATCTCATTCGCTTTGATTCTCTGAACCCCTATTCTGTGGCAGAGAAGACTCTGGTTCTAAGAAATATGAC CCACGTGGAACTTCCCTTCTTCTGGCAGATAATGAAACCTAACCTGCAACCATTAATGTTGGAAGGAAAAGTGGaccttgcaaaaataaaatacaacttgGAAAAAAACTCAGCTTTCTCTCTAACTCCATCCATGGGAAAGCTTCCCGCACATTCCGACTACACCTTTACTCTCACATTTGCTCCAAAAAAG TTGAAAGACTACCACAGTGTGCTTCAGATTGTGCTAGAGGATATCCCAGAACTACCTAA CCCTCAAAAACAATGGTTATATGAAGGTGGAGAACCCCGACAAGAAGATGTTATTGCCCTGGACATAGATGTTAAAGGCTACACAGAACCCTTTCAGCTCCTTTTAGAACCATATGTCATTATCATCCCTGGAGAAAACTATATTGGTGTAAATATTCGAAGAATATTTAAG atgtataataatagtaaatcCCCTGTCGCTTTTGCCTGGGAGAAAATCAGTGAGTGTGACATATTGGAAGTCGAACCTTCTACTGGAAAGTTAG GAGAAAATGAGTTCTGTGAGTTTGAGTTCACCATTACCGGAGGCAAACCTGGACATTCCTGTCATGAGCTAAAATGCAAGATCAGCAAGTGTACAGAACCCGTTGTGTTGCATGTGGAAGCTGATTTTAAG GGTCCCCTTCTTTCCATTAGCGTGCCATCACTTGATTTGGGTCTCCTTAAACTGGGAGAAAAAGTGTCCTGCacttttgagatacaaaacataaGTCAACTGCCAGGAAGATGGAAAATGCAGGAAAGTCCCGTTTGCATGGCTGAAAGGGATGAAGAG ACCTCTCCTTTTACAATTGAGCCTTCTAGTGGGGAATTAGGTCCTCTAGACGTGTGCAGTGTCTCAGTTTTATTTTCATCATATATGTGTCAGCGTCTCCAAACAGTGCTAGTGATGGAAGTGGAAAATGGAACTGGAAG CCATATCCTCGTCTCTGTGGAAGTTCAGACTCCTCAGGTGTGCCTTCTCTCAAGCCACTTGCATTTTGATCTTTCGGTTGGGATTCCTGCACAAGCAACCATCAAGCTTTTTAACCAGACATTGCTCCCAGCCCGCTTTCAGTGGGGAGAG CCCCTTGGAAGGCAGGCTTCTTCGTACACGGTTAGCATCACTCCAGAAAGTGGCCTTTTGGGTCCAAATGAGGAAAAGGAATTGTGTTTAGTGATAATGACTCATTCTAAG GATGAGCTGAAGGACCTCACCCTGTGCTGTAGCATTGAAGACATGCTGGATCCAATCTTTCTGTCTATTTCTGGTGAAGTAAAGGGGCTGCATGTCACATATTCTATACCCGTTGACAG TGACGAGAAAGAAAAATCAGAGAGTTCTCAAGAGCTAAAATTAGACTTCGGTTCTGAAGTGGCATTGAAGAGTGTGGTAAAACGTCACCTCATAATCACCAATCATTCTGAATTAGCTGCTTTTTTCACAATCGAGGTCGACTATTTTAGCAGCGGTCCGCCATCTTCAGAGGAACATGGTTCGGATGC TGATATAGCCGTGGAAAAAACAAGACGGATAACCAGAATGATAGAAAAAAGAAGACAATCAG CTCTCAAAGCGGCAATGTTGTCTCATGGGAAAGGAGCGACTTTCCATGTGTGCCCTTCCACAGGAACCCTGAAGGCCTTTGAAGAGCTTTCTGTAGAAATAACAGCCTATAACAACATGTGGGGACATTACGAGGACACTCTCAGCTGCAAA GTTGGAGAATCAGACCCTGTGTGGATTCCCATCCAGATGACTGTGAAAGGCTGCCCAATCTACTTGCAAGTGACAGGACCAAACCATCCAATGGCGACACCTGTCATCAG GTTTGGGGCCCACATCTCTGGCGGAGACACAGTCTCCCGTTATCTGCGTCTCAATAATCCCACTCCTTTTG ACATTCGGATGGATTGGGAAACTTACAACCAGGATAAAGATGATGACAAGTTGGTGGACCTCTTGGTGTTCTACGGCGCTCCTTTCCCAATTAAAGACTTAGATGGCAATGAGATTGAAGTCCTCTGGGAATCTGACCCATCCCGGTATAGGATCTCTTTTGCCTCAACTATCACGTCTCTTAGCTCTACCAGGCAGGacaca AGCCTGGGGCCAATTTTGGAGGACGATGAAGGAggaagtgatgatgatgatgatgatgatacagtgTGGCATACACCCACCCCAAGACAAATAATTTCTGTTGTCATCAGAGCTCACGAGGGGGTGCCTTCAGACTATCCTTTCTGCATAACTCCCAAGCAAGTC GTTGTTCCTGCAGGGGGCAATGTTGCCATCCACATTTCCTTCACTCCGCTGATGCTTCCTGAGATCATTAATAAGTTTGAATGCGAAGGCTTTGCTCTTGGCTTCATGAGTTTGGACAGCCCG ATTAACCATTGA